gagagagagagagagagagagagagagagagagagagagacgcccccggagagagagaagaaagagatataaaaatatgacttttaccaaattacgattttgccttttttagtattttaatCGTATCTTTCTCGTTAGTGCCAAGTTCATACTGTAAAGCGAGTGGTTGGAAGATTGcataattttattgattggatttcactgaaaactcaccaaatgactcatCCAACCATATTATGTTGGTAACCAAGTTTTAGGCTCGATCCTAAATTAATTGGTCAAGGAAGTTGGTCACTTTAAGTTCGTAACAAGTTCGTACTGTAAATAGAGTGGTTGGACATTGAATACCtttaataattgaatttcACTTAAAACTCAACAAACGGCtactcccaccatattatgatgttgcccaagttttgggctcgaTCCAAAATCGATTGGTCAAAGAAACTGGTCCCTTTAAGTTTGTACCAAGTTCGTACGGTAAACGGGGTGATTTTGGAGGTGAAGTTACAATTTgacccgatgagatccttaggttgtcacgagtgcgtagaaTTTCGcagatctcaattcggacgtcgtttgactgtcgaacggattttcgcatattgtgcgttatccaggttcgataggttctgaCCGTTAGatcttttttcaattaaaatatgttgttctaggtattcCTAGGACCGTGTAGGACTTCACAGAttatgaatcggagccccggatgttcagATTCATTAATGCAAAGTTTGTGGATTAGCGATAACCGTACAATCATGAACGATTCCTAAACTTGTAATCGGACCTTAGGATACCTCCTTCAACGTGCACGTACtgggaatttggggatttaagtatttaatttgtgattttcGCTTCgaagtaattttatattaattaagggttTGTATCTCGAAATGTGTGTATTATTGGCATTGGATGTTCCGGCTTATATGACAGACGAATGTTTCGATGCGAGTTGCAGTGATGGTAGCTAAGATTTCGGTCTCAGTCCACTTGGTGAAGTAATCTACTGCGACAACTGCGTATTTTAACTAGCCTTTGCCCTCAAGCATATAGGTCCGATGAGGTCTAGTCCCCATTGGGCAAATGGCCAAGGACTGACCATGGCAGTCAATGGTTCTGCAAGGAGCTGTGGGATGTTGGTGAACCACTGGCATTTGTCGGACTTCTGGGTGATGGCCTGGGCATCGATGTGAAGTGAGGGCCAGGAGTGCCGTTATCGAATTGCCTTGTATGCTAGTGAGCGAGCACCTGAATGGTTGTCGTAGATGCCCTCATGGATCTCCCGAAGGACATAGTTACCTTCCTCTGGGGTCAGACACAAGGTAGGGGAGGTTGAAGCCGCGTTTGTATAGAGCACCATTGATGATTGGGTATCGAGCGAAGCAATAACGAACACGCCATGCTTCAGCAGGATCAGCAAGCAGTGTCTGGTTTTGTAATAACTGAAGGATGGGGTCCATCCAAGTGGGGCTGTGGTCAATGGTACAAATGATTTATATCTGAGTGCTGGGCTGGTCTAGGAACTCCATGTGGATGTTACAACCAATGCCCTGCTCTACGGCCAAAGCTAGTCTTACCAAAGCATCGGCATGGCTGTTTTCAGATCGTCTTCGGCAGCGTCCGTGCTCAGTGCTGAAGACCTGATGTGCTTAAGAAGAGCAGACATAGTGCTTGATGGAGTTATTGGAGGTCCCGACCAATGTAGGACCACCACTAATGGTGAAAATCATGTTGATTTGCCGTTGGTGAGGGTCGGGGGAGGTGGAAGGTTGTGCACATACTTGTCTAGTTTCCCCTCACGAATGAGACCTTCAATGATGTTGCGTAGGGCTATGCGTTAGACAGAATCCAACGGGCATGTGCCACGTGTTGCAACTGGGACGCTCCGATCggtttttttccaaaaatccTAAGGTCCTcgtttttttggtaaaaaaattgcaaaaaaaaaaaatcgaaaatattctgtattttttccctataaataactaaccattttatttactttccacaccaaatcttcatgcaATTTCTTCTCAATCCAAtgttttttactctccactcacattattcactttccacatcaattctccatacaaactcttctccttccaatattttttactctccactcacattattcacttcccactgacatgggacacgtggcacaatttaagagggtgaaaatcttatctgaaatctgatattataattttttttaatgaatatctagaaattttatctggaataaacacttggcaaccgagattctcatccgaaaattttttctgaaaaataatggacacgtgacaaccaaaaatcttgtccgaaaattaattacaaaaaattatcaaaattaatggtttaaagtataaaaaaaataggaaataaagtacaatgaatagtatttgccttaAACTTAGCCCTCATGGATAGAAtcacaaatggcaaggctgacactattcacgtgaatagtggaaGCTCTTGCTTGCCCTTACCCTAGACTTACTCCTTATgggtggagatgctcttatagTTTGTTTAGTTTTCCAATATGAAACAATTTCactttcacattctcacagCCTGCACAACTCTAAGGAGCAAGAGAAAATCAATTTGAACCATCATAATCTGGATAATCAAGTCTGCATatcctcttttttttggggataaTCAAGTCTGCAAAACCAAGGGAACaggttctttttttatttttggtaatcTAGTCTGCTGCATAAATCAAGTGGAATCAAAACGAAGGGCATCGATCTGGATATGGGGGAGTttgaagagagaaaggagggAGGCTTCAATGGCGGCAAGGAGAGGACGGAGACTTTGCTGATGGCGAGGTGGGTGGCTGGGGCCTCGACTGGCTGATGTGTTTCTTTAAATTGCTTGGTtgtatcttatttttctttgagcTAACAGTGTTAAATTGATGTCAGTggtttgaccaaaaaatatataaatgtttaGTGGAAGTACGCATGTCAAGGGGTACAGAGAACGTCTCTAGGATTCCTTTTCTTACTACCCAAATTCGCACGAAAGCTTATCAAAGTCTAATTTCCACtaccaattttcttttaatttttaatagaataaaacaaaattaaaagtgCTAAATATACCATTCGAATTAACACGCGTCCTCCGAAAAAAGGGGCTTTGTGTGTTTGGTTACATGATCTAGAAGCCAAAGCAGAGGAAAAATCATTCACCAACTGCTTTAAATTGCATTGACTTATAATGATGTGATTTAGTTAATCGCAATAAAAGGTGTTATGTTATATGATGAACCTTCTATTGCAATTTCAATAGGTTAATCATAGGATGGGCCCACATGCTAagtaaaaatggaaaaaatacAGCAATTAATGGATTATGCCATTAAGAACATCTACAatggttgttttatttttcatttttcaatgcATTAGTTCAATGCAATAGAAAAAATACGGCAATTAACTATTGATATGAAGCTATTGAACAATACCAttgtaaataaaattgtagttcaattcaatatataccaaaataattgaattattgCATTGAACTATTGAACgaccattgtggatgctctaagtAATGCTGACATGGCAGTGCTTGAGCTGAAATTTGAAGGGGTCAGTCGCTCTGGACTTCCTTGATTATCACCTTTTCCCCATCTTTAtacttttaattttgtgtatttattgTCAGCTTCCAAAATAAGaacagtaaaaagaaaaatggcatCAAAATTGGAATGGAAAGGGAAATTACTTGGACTTGTCTATTTGATGTTTTAACAGTTGAATGAATCTTTGccttgtattgcttttctcttgaaatttcttttgtgCTGTTATTCTTCCTTTGTTTATTGGATGAATAAAATCTTAAACATTCAGAAACACAAGCGCACATGGAAAAGCACCGATATTTTATCATCAACCCAATCAAATCTTTCTTTCCTAaagtagtttttattttttattttttatataatcatAACAACAAGCAACAAAGAACATCCCAAATCCTAAGTTATGTAGAGAAGCTCCTCTACCTTATGTTTCCAGAGATAATTTCACGGGTACAAGGTGGAGAACAGTTTTCTTAGAGATGGTGAGGGCAAGGCCAGTAGCTTCTTCCATGCTGATATCTTCCTCCTTCATCCCATTAGGCAATTTCCAATCAAACCAGTAGAGAAGATTTGCAAGTCCAAGCTCTACCGTTGTTGTTCCCATGTACATCCCAGGACAAATTCTTCGACCAGCTCCAAAtggcaaaaactcaaaatgctGCCCTTTATAATCAATGGAGCTGCCATCAAACCTTTCTGGAACGAACTCTTCTGGATCCTTCCAAGACTCAGGGTCTCGTGCAATTGCCCAGTCATTAACAAACACCCGTGTTTTCGGGTCGACATCATAACCTTGGATTTTGAAATGGGACATGGTTTCTCTTGGCAGAATCAATGGAGCTGGAGGATGCAGTCTGAAGGTCTCTTTGATTACCATCTTGAGGTATTGAAGCTCGTCTGTATCTCCTTCAGTgacttttcctttgtttccaATGCATCTTCTGACTTCTTCTTGGGCTTTCTTCATTAGTTTCGGCTTCCTAGCTAGCTCTGCCATCGCCCACTCCATTGTAATTGCACTGGTATCTATTCCACCTAAAAACAAATTCTAATTTGCAAGTTTCAAAGTAAGTTTAATTATtccatcaaaatcaaaccctaaaaaaaaaagtaagataATTTACAGCGCTTACCAAGAGAACTCCCTTGATGTTGTTATGACCAAGTTGAGCAGCTCCAAACCCAGTTTGCTCCCTCACTATCTTAAGCAGCACATCAACTATGTCTTCATGATCTTTCTCCACTTCCGTCCCAGCCCTGAGATGATCATCAATCACTTGCTGGAAAAGACCATCCAACTCACTCGAAATCCTATCGAACTCTTTATGCACCCCGGAAACCCTGTCTATAATCCACCCGATCCAAGACGGAAAGTAGTCGGCTCCAGACAAGCCTCCCAGCATGGCCTCAGTATCATGGATCAACTCATGAATATTTTTAGCATGCTCAAATTTACTTCCTTTGAAAGTTGTCCCATAAGCAATCCTGAAAATTATACTGGCAGTGAAAGCAAACAGTTTCTCAGTAAGATCAACTGGAGCACCagaagatgaggaagaagagattGAATTGACCAATCTATCCACCTCTTCTTCCCTGACAGACCAATACGACTGGACCCTCTTCACGCTGAAGAGCTCAAGCACGCATATCTTTCTAATCTCTCTCCAGTATTCGCCATAAGGCGCAAATGCCACGTCTAGATAGTTGTATGTGAGCCTGCGGCAGCCGGCCGAGCTGGGTCTGCTGCAACAGTGGAGGTCGTTGGTTTTCAAGGCCTCTTTGGCTGCTTCAGCCGATGAGATCACGAGAGTCGGTACGCGGCCGAGATGGAGGAGCATGACTGGCCCGTACTTCTTGGAGAGCTGCCATAGAGATTGGTGAGGCGAGGAGCCAAGCTGGTGCAAGTTGCCTATGAGGGGAAGCTTGGGAGGGCTTGGTGGATATTGCTTTTGTGGGTTCTTGTGTTGTTGCCTGTTCTTTTTGAGTAAAACaagaagagggagaagaagaaatggaaggCACAGAATAAGTGGGGTGATGAGAGCCATTGGAGGGCTTTATCAGTTGTGTTTGTTTCTGTGAGAATTATTTCCTTGTTTCTTATATAAAGCTAGCTAGCCAGACATAGTGCTGATTAGTCATAGTGCGACTAATATTGCTGATTAGTATTGCCAGACATAATGAAGGTCATTGTTATACGTATATTAATATTGCT
The window above is part of the Prunus dulcis chromosome 1, ALMONDv2, whole genome shotgun sequence genome. Proteins encoded here:
- the LOC117613915 gene encoding cytochrome P450 71B36-like is translated as MALITPLILCLPFLLLPLLVLLKKNRQQHKNPQKQYPPSPPKLPLIGNLHQLGSSPHQSLWQLSKKYGPVMLLHLGRVPTLVISSAEAAKEALKTNDLHCCSRPSSAGCRRLTYNYLDVAFAPYGEYWREIRKICVLELFSVKRVQSYWSVREEEVDRLVNSISSSSSSGAPVDLTEKLFAFTASIIFRIAYGTTFKGSKFEHAKNIHELIHDTEAMLGGLSGADYFPSWIGWIIDRVSGVHKEFDRISSELDGLFQQVIDDHLRAGTEVEKDHEDIVDVLLKIVREQTGFGAAQLGHNNIKGVLLNLFLGGIDTSAITMEWAMAELARKPKLMKKAQEEVRRCIGNKGKVTEGDTDELQYLKMVIKETFRLHPPAPLILPRETMSHFKIQGYDVDPKTRVFVNDWAIARDPESWKDPEEFVPERFDGSSIDYKGQHFEFLPFGAGRRICPGMYMGTTTVELGLANLLYWFDWKLPNGMKEEDISMEEATGLALTISKKTVLHLVPVKLSLET